In Bacillus sp. Marseille-Q1617, a genomic segment contains:
- a CDS encoding Gfo/Idh/MocA family protein, with product MKDLKIGMVGLDTSHASVFTRLLNDSGEEHHVRGGKVVKAFPGGSPDFELSLKRIDRFTEEVRRYGIEIVETLEEAAEGTDAILLESVDGGTHLEQLRRLIVYKKPIFIDKPFSLSSVEAEEMAELAKTYGTPIMSTSALRFSEGLTNVLSRSDKGEIIGADCFGPMDFQDGQGYFWYGIHAVEMLFAILGGGTEAVTTHSNEDHDCIVGWWKDGRIGTVRGNRTGSQQFGALVHFEKGTEYVNVAADAKPFYASLLEEVIDFFKEGDPGVKLSETLEIIRFLEAANESKSREDGLKMVECKRK from the coding sequence ATGAAGGATCTCAAAATAGGCATGGTTGGATTGGATACCTCTCATGCCTCAGTTTTTACCCGGTTATTGAACGATTCAGGCGAGGAACATCATGTTCGCGGCGGGAAAGTCGTCAAGGCCTTCCCGGGAGGCTCGCCTGACTTTGAATTAAGCTTAAAAAGGATCGATCGGTTTACCGAAGAGGTCCGCCGATATGGGATTGAAATAGTGGAGACGCTTGAGGAAGCCGCAGAGGGGACGGACGCTATCTTGCTTGAATCCGTCGATGGCGGTACCCATTTGGAGCAATTACGGAGATTGATCGTCTATAAGAAGCCGATTTTTATCGATAAACCCTTCAGTCTGTCATCAGTGGAAGCTGAAGAAATGGCTGAATTGGCGAAAACGTATGGTACACCGATCATGAGTACCTCTGCGCTGCGTTTTTCAGAGGGATTAACCAACGTGTTATCCCGATCTGATAAAGGTGAAATCATCGGGGCTGATTGTTTCGGCCCCATGGATTTTCAGGACGGTCAGGGATACTTTTGGTATGGAATCCATGCAGTAGAAATGCTGTTTGCGATATTGGGTGGAGGCACCGAAGCCGTCACCACTCACTCAAATGAGGACCATGACTGTATCGTCGGATGGTGGAAGGACGGCAGAATTGGAACAGTAAGGGGGAACCGTACGGGCAGCCAGCAGTTCGGAGCACTTGTCCACTTTGAAAAAGGAACGGAGTATGTAAATGTGGCTGCTGATGCCAAGCCGTTCTACGCCAGTCTGCTGGAGGAGGTCATCGACTTCTTTAAGGAAGGGGATCCGGGAGTGAAATTAAGTGAAACACTTGAAATCATCCGTTTCCTCGAGGCGGCCAATGAAAGTAAGTCAAGGGAAGACGGGTTGAAAATGGTTGAATGTAAAAGAAAATAG
- a CDS encoding NAD(P)-dependent oxidoreductase, with protein sequence MKTIEELEVFMTEPSQALIEDVRKLEGDIMILGVGGKMGPTLAKMAKRAIDKAGVNKKVFGVSRFSTPDLRNELNAFGIHTISADLLKEEDLQALPHVKNIIYMAGNKFGTVGNEHFTWAMNAYLPGRFAEKFPDSRIVAFSTGNVYPLTDVISSHCGEDQPVNPIGEYAQSCLGRERVLTYFSHKNNTPMLMFRLNYAIDLRYGVLLEVARQVYNDQPIDLTMGNVNVIWQGDANEYAIRSLLHTDSPPKVLNVTGPETISVRWLAEAFAKRFNKRAVFVNEEQPTALLNDASQAHKLFGYPKVTMQQMIEMTADWVEKDGYTYNKPTHFQERQGAF encoded by the coding sequence ATGAAAACGATTGAAGAATTAGAGGTGTTTATGACAGAGCCTTCGCAGGCGCTGATTGAAGATGTAAGGAAGCTCGAAGGAGATATCATGATCCTCGGTGTAGGGGGGAAGATGGGTCCTACATTGGCCAAGATGGCGAAAAGGGCGATTGACAAGGCGGGGGTGAATAAAAAGGTATTTGGTGTATCCAGATTTTCAACGCCTGACTTGAGAAATGAATTGAATGCGTTCGGCATCCATACGATTTCTGCAGACTTATTGAAGGAGGAAGATCTGCAGGCGCTGCCCCATGTGAAAAACATTATCTATATGGCAGGGAACAAGTTTGGAACCGTCGGCAATGAGCACTTTACATGGGCGATGAACGCTTATCTGCCAGGAAGATTCGCTGAGAAATTTCCGGACTCCCGCATCGTGGCATTTTCAACGGGAAATGTTTATCCATTGACGGATGTGATCAGCAGCCATTGTGGAGAAGACCAGCCCGTCAATCCGATCGGTGAATATGCCCAGTCGTGCCTGGGGCGTGAACGCGTACTCACTTACTTCTCTCATAAAAACAACACACCGATGCTGATGTTCAGGCTGAACTATGCCATCGATCTGCGATACGGCGTCCTGCTTGAGGTGGCAAGACAGGTATACAATGATCAGCCGATCGATCTGACGATGGGGAATGTCAACGTCATCTGGCAGGGGGATGCGAATGAATATGCAATCAGATCCCTTCTGCACACGGATTCACCACCTAAGGTACTGAATGTGACAGGTCCTGAGACGATCTCCGTCCGCTGGCTGGCTGAAGCCTTTGCTAAACGGTTCAACAAAAGGGCCGTGTTCGTCAATGAGGAACAGCCGACAGCACTGTTGAATGATGCTTCACAGGCACATAAATTATTCGGGTATCCGAAAGTCACCATGCAGCAGATGATCGAGATGACAGCGGATTGGGTAGAGAAGGATGGTTATACGTATAACAAACCAACACATTTCCAAGAACGGCAAGGGGCGTTTTAA
- a CDS encoding dihydrodipicolinate synthase family protein, producing MLNPAVKNSLHEGAFIPAHPLAITEGKELDEKSQRALTRYYIDSGVGGLAVGVHTTQFEIRDPEFNLYQRVLRLAIEEMNRAGVPDSFIKVAGICGPVDQAVKEAQFSKDAGYDLGLLSMGGLQDHSEEQLLERTKKVAEIIPVFGFYLQPAVGGRVLSYEFWEALADIPNVHAIKLAPFDRYLTTEVVRAVCHSSRGDEIALYTGNDDNIVNDLLTTYKFKVGGEVKEKKIVGGLLGHWSVWTKRAVELFHELKQLKPHDCVPDRMLTLAQEITDANGAFFDAKNQFKGSIAGINQVLAAQGLMKGRWCLIDKEELSPGQLEEIDRVRAAYPHLHDDSFVEKNLERWLGS from the coding sequence ATGTTGAATCCAGCGGTTAAGAACTCATTACATGAAGGGGCCTTCATACCTGCGCATCCCCTTGCGATCACGGAAGGCAAGGAACTGGATGAAAAAAGCCAGCGTGCACTGACAAGGTATTATATCGATTCGGGCGTCGGCGGCCTTGCCGTCGGGGTCCACACTACGCAATTTGAGATTCGCGATCCCGAATTCAACCTTTATCAGAGGGTATTGAGGCTTGCTATCGAAGAAATGAACAGGGCGGGTGTCCCTGATTCTTTCATTAAAGTAGCCGGGATTTGCGGCCCTGTTGATCAGGCGGTTAAAGAAGCTCAATTCAGCAAGGACGCCGGTTATGATCTGGGGCTCCTGAGTATGGGCGGCTTACAGGATCATTCGGAGGAGCAGCTGCTGGAGCGTACCAAAAAAGTGGCTGAAATCATCCCGGTGTTCGGCTTCTATCTGCAGCCGGCCGTCGGGGGCAGGGTATTATCCTACGAGTTCTGGGAAGCGTTAGCAGACATACCGAATGTTCACGCCATCAAGCTTGCCCCGTTCGACCGATATTTGACAACCGAGGTCGTCAGGGCAGTCTGCCACTCTAGTCGGGGCGATGAGATTGCCCTTTACACAGGAAATGATGATAACATCGTCAATGATTTATTGACGACATACAAGTTCAAGGTTGGTGGAGAGGTAAAAGAAAAGAAGATTGTCGGAGGCTTGCTTGGGCACTGGTCGGTCTGGACGAAGCGGGCGGTTGAATTGTTCCATGAACTCAAACAATTGAAGCCGCACGATTGTGTCCCGGATCGAATGCTTACCCTGGCTCAGGAGATCACCGATGCGAACGGTGCCTTCTTTGATGCGAAGAATCAATTCAAGGGAAGCATCGCGGGCATCAACCAGGTTTTAGCTGCCCAGGGTTTGATGAAAGGGCGCTGGTGTCTGATCGACAAGGAAGAACTGAGTCCCGGTCAGTTGGAAGAAATCGACCGTGTCCGTGCAGCATACCCCCATTTGCATGATGATTCTTTTGTTGAAAAGAACCTGGAAAGATGGCTTGGCAGCTAA
- a CDS encoding zinc-binding alcohol dehydrogenase, whose amino-acid sequence MMRKITVRNKRVEIVQEERPEVKPSYILIKTLYSAISPGTELTILQNSRDTPITLGYSAMGVVEEAGDGITDVKKGDLVAVYGAPYVQHADSLLVPKTLYAKLPENVEPKEAALGGIGAIAIHALRTAELQFGETVVIVGMGLLGQMIAKIANAASYQVITYDLHEERVEMIKKDRGIKAFTTAEDMKAELDRSTAGRGADAVLLCAGGKKSSLTGQSLEWIRNKGKVVIVGDIEPDFPRNLMFSKEAQLLISRAGGPGRYDKVYEAEAIDYPYGFVRWTEGRNLGEYVRLVSEGRIDVSPFFQQEVGVAEAAAAYEELMNKPSASLTKIINFSS is encoded by the coding sequence ATGATGAGGAAAATTACAGTTAGGAATAAACGGGTGGAAATTGTACAGGAGGAACGGCCGGAGGTGAAACCTTCCTATATCTTGATCAAAACCCTCTATTCTGCGATTTCTCCCGGTACTGAGTTAACGATCCTTCAAAACAGTAGAGATACCCCGATTACGCTCGGTTATAGTGCGATGGGAGTGGTGGAAGAAGCTGGTGACGGCATCACGGATGTCAAAAAAGGTGATCTTGTGGCAGTTTACGGTGCTCCTTACGTCCAGCATGCCGATTCCCTCCTTGTTCCCAAGACGCTCTATGCCAAGCTGCCTGAGAATGTTGAACCGAAAGAGGCAGCCCTTGGGGGGATTGGTGCCATCGCCATCCATGCCCTCAGAACAGCAGAACTGCAATTCGGTGAAACGGTTGTGATCGTCGGAATGGGGCTGCTCGGTCAGATGATTGCAAAGATTGCCAACGCTGCTTCGTATCAGGTGATTACATATGATCTTCACGAAGAGCGCGTTGAAATGATCAAAAAAGACCGGGGAATCAAAGCATTCACGACAGCGGAAGACATGAAGGCCGAACTGGATCGAAGTACGGCCGGCCGGGGAGCGGATGCGGTTTTACTATGTGCAGGAGGAAAGAAATCGTCGTTGACGGGGCAGAGCCTCGAATGGATCAGGAATAAAGGGAAAGTGGTCATCGTCGGTGATATCGAACCGGACTTCCCGAGGAATTTGATGTTCAGTAAAGAAGCACAGCTGCTGATTTCGCGTGCAGGAGGACCGGGCCGATACGACAAGGTGTATGAGGCGGAAGCCATTGATTATCCGTACGGCTTTGTCCGCTGGACGGAGGGAAGGAACCTGGGTGAATATGTCCGGCTTGTGAGCGAAGGACGGATTGATGTAAGTCCCTTCTTCCAACAAGAAGTGGGTGTGGCTGAAGCAGCGGCTGCATATGAAGAACTCATGAATAAGCCATCTGCTTCATTGACGAAAATAATCAACTTCTCCAGTTAA
- a CDS encoding Gfo/Idh/MocA family protein — MKNDVNIGLIGIGSIAESSHIPNLKAADGVRLAAVADVDLDRARVISQKHDIPQFFKTADEMFETSQLDAVMICTPNQTHISIAVKAAEKGIHVFMEKPIGTDLKEVKDYLQLAKEKNVLTMVGMPHRFRRDARILKGYATRGTFGDVYYVKAKLFRRRGTPKGWFTNKALAGGGALMDIGVHVLDLAWWLIGKPEARSITGKTITGLGNYETHYVSSWESSNKQLNSGRIFDVDDFGAAWIRFRNGAVLSLETAWAVNGEQDEGIHIEILGNKGGAVLSPLSIFTEEEGLLSKHQPVFEKNEPFKDEIDHFIHCIRTGSPPLIDGEDGYEVLKLLMGIYESSNLGKEICFN; from the coding sequence ATGAAAAACGATGTAAACATAGGATTGATCGGCATCGGGTCGATTGCGGAATCCAGCCATATTCCGAATTTGAAGGCTGCAGACGGGGTGAGACTTGCTGCAGTGGCCGATGTGGACCTTGACCGAGCGAGGGTCATCTCGCAGAAACATGACATCCCTCAATTTTTCAAAACGGCAGATGAGATGTTCGAAACGTCGCAGCTCGATGCCGTGATGATCTGCACACCGAATCAGACGCATATCTCGATTGCCGTGAAGGCTGCGGAAAAAGGAATTCATGTATTCATGGAAAAGCCGATCGGGACGGATTTAAAAGAAGTGAAAGATTATTTACAGCTTGCGAAAGAAAAAAATGTCTTAACGATGGTCGGTATGCCCCATCGTTTTCGTCGTGATGCTCGAATTTTAAAAGGGTATGCAACAAGGGGTACCTTCGGGGATGTCTACTATGTGAAAGCCAAGCTTTTCAGACGGAGGGGCACACCGAAGGGCTGGTTTACGAATAAGGCACTAGCAGGCGGAGGGGCACTGATGGATATTGGTGTACATGTACTGGACCTGGCATGGTGGCTGATCGGCAAGCCCGAAGCCCGGAGCATCACCGGAAAAACGATTACCGGTCTCGGAAACTATGAAACACACTATGTATCAAGCTGGGAATCCAGCAACAAGCAATTGAACAGCGGCCGGATTTTTGATGTGGATGATTTTGGCGCGGCATGGATCCGCTTCCGGAACGGGGCAGTGCTTTCTTTGGAAACCGCCTGGGCGGTGAACGGGGAGCAGGATGAAGGGATTCATATTGAAATCCTGGGAAACAAGGGCGGTGCCGTATTATCACCGCTTTCCATTTTTACAGAGGAGGAGGGTCTTCTCAGTAAGCATCAGCCTGTTTTTGAAAAAAATGAACCATTCAAAGATGAAATCGACCACTTTATCCATTGTATTCGAACAGGTTCTCCTCCGTTGATTGACGGGGAGGATGGTTATGAAGTGCTGAAGCTGTTGATGGGAATTTATGAATCATCGAATCTGGGAAAAGAAATTTGCTTCAATTAG
- a CDS encoding Gfo/Idh/MocA family protein, which yields MLKVGVIGAGSISEFHIKPYLANKDVELIALCDIKEERLAEKGQLYGISHLYTDYKELMENDEIDAVSICTWNNSHAEIAISALKADKHVLVEKPLCMTVEEALEVEATVEESGKVLQVGFVRRHGDNAMLLKKFIDNGELGDIYYAKTSCLRRLGNPGGWFSDRTKSGGGPLIDLGVHMIDICWYFMGKPRPVSVSGNAYSKLGNRSHIENLSFYKAADYDPTLNDVEDMTNALIRFENGASLLVDVSFTLQAKKDELYVKLFGDKGGAEIEPELAIVTEKHNTILNITPQIDNLKFDFTKAFTNEINHFVSCCLHGKETIAPVSDGVQVMKMLNAVYESAKTGKEVYV from the coding sequence ATGTTGAAAGTTGGTGTGATTGGAGCCGGGTCCATTTCTGAATTCCATATCAAGCCTTACCTGGCCAATAAAGATGTGGAATTAATCGCACTTTGCGACATAAAGGAAGAGCGTCTTGCTGAAAAAGGTCAATTATATGGAATCAGTCATTTGTACACCGATTATAAAGAATTGATGGAGAATGACGAAATCGATGCCGTCAGCATCTGTACATGGAATAACTCTCATGCAGAGATTGCCATATCTGCTTTGAAAGCGGATAAACATGTCCTTGTCGAGAAACCTTTATGCATGACAGTGGAGGAAGCGCTCGAGGTGGAAGCAACTGTTGAGGAGTCCGGTAAGGTCCTGCAGGTCGGTTTTGTGCGCCGTCATGGTGACAATGCGATGTTATTGAAGAAATTCATCGACAACGGCGAACTTGGTGACATTTATTATGCGAAAACGTCCTGCCTGAGGAGACTTGGAAATCCTGGCGGCTGGTTCAGCGACCGGACAAAATCAGGGGGCGGGCCGCTGATCGATCTCGGCGTCCATATGATCGATATCTGCTGGTACTTCATGGGTAAACCCCGTCCGGTCTCCGTAAGCGGGAATGCGTATTCAAAATTGGGCAATCGAAGCCATATCGAGAATCTCTCATTCTATAAAGCGGCAGACTATGATCCTACTCTCAATGATGTAGAAGATATGACCAATGCATTGATCCGATTTGAAAACGGGGCGTCCTTATTGGTCGACGTAAGCTTCACGCTGCAGGCCAAAAAAGATGAGTTGTACGTGAAGTTATTCGGTGATAAAGGGGGAGCGGAAATCGAACCCGAACTGGCAATTGTGACAGAGAAACATAACACCATTCTCAACATCACCCCGCAGATCGATAACTTGAAGTTCGACTTCACCAAAGCATTTACGAATGAAATCAACCACTTTGTATCCTGCTGTCTCCACGGAAAGGAAACCATTGCACCTGTATCGGACGGTGTACAGGTGATGAAGATGCTCAACGCTGTGTATGAATCAGCCAAAACAGGCAAGGAAGTGTATGTATGA
- a CDS encoding FAD-dependent oxidoreductase encodes MMERSEVDLLIAGGGLGGCAAAMAACSRGLKVILTEDTDWIGGQVTSQGVPPDEHKWIEESGSTKRYRNYRDRVRDFYRYNMVIKESKEQLNPGNGLVSNICHDPRVTLHVLNEMLLPYALTNQLRILRHTRVTSVNKHGKTVQAITLLNEESGVHEEINARYYIDATEAGDLLPLAGMEYVTGAEAKSDTGEPHALETSDPGDIQAFTYVLGMEYREGEDHTIPEPDMYAFWRNFHPDIWPDKLVSFYAPHPITKEKRTYTLFREAEGFPLWEYRRIFDRTQFDSGFRAGDITLMNWPQNDYFLGNIYDVPPEEKEKNLYEGKQLSLSLLYWLQTEAPRPDGGKGYPGLKLRKDLFETEDGLAKAPYIRESRRIKAEYTVVEQDVSPSTNDGATGVKYDDRVGIGSYSIDLHPSMAGKNYLDIKALPFYIPLGALIPKDADNLLAGCKNIGTTHITNGCFRLHPVEWNIGEACGALAAFCIEHGVEPKRVREDQPLLKKFQQGLREDGFELEWPF; translated from the coding sequence ATGATGGAGCGTTCCGAAGTGGATTTGCTGATTGCAGGCGGCGGACTGGGAGGTTGTGCAGCGGCAATGGCTGCCTGCTCCAGAGGGTTGAAGGTCATCCTGACGGAAGACACCGATTGGATCGGCGGCCAGGTCACATCCCAGGGAGTGCCGCCTGATGAACATAAATGGATTGAAGAATCTGGTTCCACGAAAAGGTACCGAAATTACCGCGATCGTGTAAGGGACTTTTACAGATATAACATGGTGATCAAGGAGTCGAAGGAACAGCTTAACCCAGGGAACGGATTAGTGAGTAATATCTGCCATGATCCCCGGGTCACTTTGCATGTATTGAATGAGATGCTGCTTCCTTATGCCTTGACCAATCAATTACGCATCCTTCGCCACACAAGGGTAACCTCTGTCAATAAACATGGGAAAACGGTGCAGGCGATTACTCTTTTGAATGAAGAGTCAGGAGTTCATGAAGAAATCAACGCACGGTACTACATTGATGCGACGGAAGCGGGGGATCTACTGCCGCTTGCCGGGATGGAGTATGTGACCGGTGCCGAGGCAAAGTCCGACACAGGGGAGCCTCATGCATTGGAGACTTCGGATCCGGGTGATATACAGGCTTTCACATATGTATTGGGGATGGAATACCGGGAAGGGGAAGACCATACGATACCGGAACCCGATATGTACGCATTCTGGAGAAACTTCCACCCTGATATTTGGCCGGATAAGCTGGTGAGCTTTTATGCGCCCCACCCGATCACAAAGGAAAAGCGGACCTATACGCTCTTCCGGGAAGCGGAAGGGTTTCCTTTATGGGAGTACCGGAGGATTTTCGACCGCACTCAATTTGACAGTGGTTTCCGAGCCGGTGATATCACCTTGATGAACTGGCCGCAAAACGATTACTTTTTAGGCAATATTTATGATGTTCCCCCTGAAGAGAAAGAAAAGAATCTGTATGAAGGAAAACAGTTGAGCCTGTCGCTCTTGTACTGGCTTCAAACAGAAGCACCGAGACCTGATGGCGGCAAGGGATACCCCGGCTTGAAACTGAGAAAGGACCTGTTCGAGACAGAAGATGGACTCGCAAAAGCACCTTATATCCGAGAATCAAGACGTATCAAGGCAGAATACACTGTTGTCGAACAGGATGTATCGCCGTCGACCAACGATGGTGCGACGGGGGTTAAGTATGATGACCGGGTCGGGATCGGTTCGTACAGTATCGATCTGCATCCTAGCATGGCCGGTAAGAATTATCTCGATATTAAAGCTCTCCCGTTTTATATTCCGCTTGGTGCCCTCATCCCGAAAGATGCTGATAATCTCCTGGCAGGATGCAAAAATATCGGGACCACCCATATTACCAACGGCTGTTTCAGGCTGCATCCGGTGGAATGGAACATAGGGGAAGCGTGCGGTGCTCTGGCTGCCTTTTGTATAGAGCATGGCGTCGAACCGAAAAGAGTCCGGGAAGATCAGCCATTATTAAAGAAGTTCCAGCAAGGACTGAGGGAAGACGGCTTTGAACTGGAATGGCCGTTTTAA
- a CDS encoding alpha/beta fold hydrolase: MGRYVGDFSLEQLREYKPALSGKPDDFNEFWEGQKEKMKSVRPNVKVSGRPYPVPSVEVADLIMESWDSTPLNGIFIKPAGVKECPVIVCFHGYTGSCGLAADYLKWTALGAAVYSFDVRGQGSSPDYARYGNGSRVPGWMLNGIHTHENYYYTNVYRDLILQLQWVRSEEALVIPSSLGVMGSSQGGGLALAAAALGKDVDYVVSDWPFMTHFDRALDIALQGPYLEIVNYFKWNDPQGKTRAVVKKTLSYIDSLHFCDSITCPALMAAGLEDSVTPPSTVFAAYNHLQSTDKEMEVYPQFTHEMNGFHEEKKLAFVAGQLTK, encoded by the coding sequence TTGGGAAGGTACGTGGGAGATTTTTCTCTTGAACAATTACGCGAATATAAGCCCGCGCTCAGCGGTAAACCTGATGATTTCAATGAATTCTGGGAGGGTCAGAAAGAAAAGATGAAGAGCGTCCGGCCCAATGTAAAAGTTTCGGGGCGCCCGTATCCCGTCCCCTCGGTCGAAGTCGCAGATCTGATCATGGAAAGCTGGGACTCCACACCCTTAAACGGTATTTTCATTAAACCTGCAGGGGTGAAAGAATGCCCTGTCATCGTTTGCTTCCATGGCTATACGGGCAGCTGCGGGCTGGCGGCCGACTATTTGAAATGGACAGCGCTTGGAGCCGCTGTCTATTCATTTGATGTGCGCGGACAGGGATCTTCCCCTGACTATGCAAGGTACGGGAACGGAAGCAGGGTCCCTGGGTGGATGCTGAACGGCATCCATACTCATGAAAACTATTATTATACCAATGTGTACCGGGATCTTATTTTGCAGCTTCAGTGGGTACGGTCTGAAGAGGCGCTTGTGATTCCTTCATCATTAGGGGTGATGGGTTCCTCCCAGGGTGGCGGGCTGGCTCTTGCTGCGGCAGCCCTTGGTAAGGATGTGGACTATGTCGTTTCTGATTGGCCGTTCATGACCCACTTCGACCGGGCCCTTGATATTGCACTACAGGGACCATATTTGGAAATCGTGAACTATTTTAAATGGAATGATCCCCAGGGCAAGACCCGGGCTGTGGTGAAGAAGACATTGAGCTATATTGATAGTCTTCACTTCTGTGACTCGATCACCTGTCCGGCTTTGATGGCTGCCGGACTGGAGGACAGCGTCACACCGCCTTCAACCGTCTTTGCAGCCTACAATCACTTACAATCAACCGATAAAGAGATGGAAGTATACCCACAGTTCACTCATGAGATGAATGGATTTCATGAAGAAAAAAAGCTGGCCTTTGTAGCAGGACAGCTAACGAAATAA
- a CDS encoding sugar phosphate isomerase/epimerase: MRISVSMYSLASTIRKEDWSILDFVDYAKRISLDGVELLDFYWKEGDRETEIEGVNQALKENGLVVSAYDVSNNFVKESREERAKEAEKVLEGIKTAKKLGTNIVRVFCGDLHGELTYEDGQSWIVEGLKQCAEKAEAEQVYLAIENHGLLAGKSEQVKEIIEKVNSPFVRSTFDTGNFLLVHEEPQQAFNMLKSDIVHVHFKDFRVKGEAEDLKGFKSTEGVELIGTVPGDGQVNLASIVEGLKDVDYQGWLSIEYEGHDDAKESNEEAVRRLKKLLR, from the coding sequence ATGAGGATCAGCGTCAGCATGTACAGCCTCGCATCGACAATCAGGAAAGAAGATTGGTCCATACTTGATTTTGTCGACTATGCCAAGCGAATTTCCCTGGATGGTGTCGAACTGCTTGATTTTTACTGGAAGGAAGGCGACAGGGAAACGGAAATAGAGGGTGTCAACCAGGCATTGAAGGAAAACGGCCTTGTCGTATCCGCTTATGATGTATCGAACAATTTTGTGAAAGAATCCAGGGAAGAACGCGCTAAAGAAGCTGAGAAGGTCCTGGAAGGAATCAAAACCGCAAAGAAGCTCGGGACGAACATCGTCCGTGTATTCTGCGGAGACCTCCACGGTGAGTTGACTTATGAAGATGGTCAAAGCTGGATTGTGGAGGGGTTGAAACAGTGCGCAGAAAAAGCCGAAGCAGAACAAGTCTATTTAGCGATTGAGAATCACGGGCTGCTCGCGGGGAAGAGTGAGCAGGTGAAAGAAATCATTGAAAAGGTAAACAGTCCTTTCGTCAGGTCCACCTTTGATACAGGGAACTTTTTACTGGTACACGAAGAACCTCAGCAGGCCTTCAACATGTTGAAGAGTGATATCGTCCACGTTCACTTTAAGGATTTCAGGGTAAAAGGAGAAGCTGAAGACTTGAAAGGGTTCAAATCAACAGAAGGAGTCGAGTTGATCGGAACCGTCCCTGGAGATGGGCAAGTCAATTTGGCCTCTATTGTGGAAGGGCTGAAGGATGTAGATTATCAAGGCTGGCTCTCGATTGAATATGAGGGGCATGATGATGCGAAAGAATCGAATGAAGAAGCCGTCAGACGCCTTAAAAAACTACTGAGATAG
- a CDS encoding Gfo/Idh/MocA family protein, with the protein MKIGMMSFAHMHAYSYADSLMKLSNVEIAGIYEDDEKRGKEAAGSYHTTYYRDQADFLAADMDAVIICSENSRHKEMVVNAAKAKKHILCEKPIATTVEDAKEMIAVCEEQGVILQTAFPVRFSDPIMDLKKMIDDGELGEIVAFRTTNRGQNPGGWFIDPKQSGGGAVLDHTVHMVDIMRWYSGKEISSVYAMVDSFFHDIEIDDAGILTLEFENGVIASHDASWSRFAEYPVWGDATIEVIGTKRTVRADAFKEHIRLFKSASKSLEHVFYGNDMDYGLIKDFVDCVEKKRQPSITGYDGLKALEAALAAYQSSDKKKTVHL; encoded by the coding sequence ATGAAAATCGGAATGATGAGCTTTGCCCACATGCATGCATACAGTTATGCAGACAGCCTGATGAAACTTTCTAATGTTGAGATTGCCGGGATTTATGAAGACGATGAGAAGCGGGGGAAAGAAGCAGCCGGATCCTATCACACGACGTACTATCGGGATCAGGCGGACTTCCTCGCTGCGGATATGGATGCCGTCATCATCTGCAGTGAAAACAGCCGGCATAAAGAAATGGTCGTGAACGCGGCTAAAGCCAAAAAGCATATTCTTTGTGAAAAGCCGATTGCCACGACTGTGGAAGATGCCAAAGAGATGATTGCCGTCTGTGAAGAGCAAGGGGTGATCCTGCAGACTGCCTTCCCGGTAAGATTCAGCGATCCGATTATGGATCTGAAGAAAATGATCGATGACGGCGAGCTTGGTGAGATTGTGGCGTTCCGGACGACCAACCGGGGACAAAATCCAGGAGGGTGGTTCATCGACCCTAAGCAGTCAGGGGGAGGAGCGGTACTGGATCACACCGTTCATATGGTAGATATTATGCGCTGGTACTCAGGAAAGGAAATTTCCTCTGTCTACGCCATGGTGGATTCATTCTTCCATGACATTGAAATAGACGATGCCGGGATTCTGACGCTTGAGTTTGAGAATGGCGTAATCGCTTCCCATGACGCAAGCTGGTCGAGGTTTGCTGAATACCCTGTGTGGGGTGATGCGACAATCGAGGTGATCGGGACGAAACGTACGGTCAGGGCCGATGCCTTCAAAGAACACATCAGACTTTTTAAGAGCGCCAGCAAATCTCTGGAGCATGTCTTCTACGGGAATGACATGGATTACGGACTCATAAAAGACTTTGTTGACTGTGTTGAGAAGAAAAGGCAGCCTTCCATCACTGGATACGATGGTCTCAAGGCACTGGAAGCTGCACTTGCAGCATACCAATCAAGTGATAAGAAAAAGACAGTACATCTATAA